Below is a window of Pocillopora verrucosa isolate sample1 chromosome 6, ASM3666991v2, whole genome shotgun sequence DNA.
AACTCGTTAGCAAGGTATTGCGCTCTGCGCCATCTTTTCTTTGAGTACAGATTGGCACGCTGGAATTCACCAGGTGGGGACAATATTACCTTGGACTTCATGGTAAGTAAGTGATTGGGTGTGAGAGACTCAGGCAGCTGTGGAAAGTTTATCGTTTCAACAGTCAGGGGGCGACAATTCACGATGGCCTCAGCCTCTACCATGAAGGTTCTGAGGGTTTGGTCATCAAGCTGGGTAGTGTGCTGTGTGAGAAGTGATGCCAACACATTTCGAACAGTACGAATTTGACGCTCCCAGGCCCCACCCATATGACTTGCCTCTGGgacattcattttgaaatctaTCCAGTCACAGTTTCTCTTTGCCAGTTCGTGCTGTATCTTCTCGTGTTGGTTGTTTTGCACTAACAAAGTTCGTACCTTGGTCAGATCGCAACTGTCGCACTGGGCGGCAGCGTCCCACGAACCGGCAACAGGCATTGAGAAGCGAATCAGTAGACAgatgttacgggaaaatttactgatttttcagTGTGGttgttattcggaacatatttattcgtaaactttcacattaAACCATTTccagtcctttcattttaataaatcaaaaagtgtataaaaaccacagtagcttttggaATAGATTTTGCTTGTAACTCGTTTTCATTATGCACCTGCATGTCGATACTTTTGTTCATCATTATTAGTGGAATTTttggtaaatataagtgttaatggtctttctgaaaaaattggtttccatggtagttagcagctgagtttacacttgtaactttaatttcttttcatacgatagtttccacaccaaccttgcatagataagcagaaacaTCTAATTGCTTTTCCggttttatttcctgagctgctcTATTGTAATTAGGATAGGTTTATTTTCTATATTAAAGCTGTGAATTCTCACCTAAATTCCTATTTTTAATGGCCTCAAGTTTATTGTATCCGTCCTTTTAATCTTGAGATTATTTTCGTCctagaaacagatggaatatttaagtagttttcgtttaacttcaaagagactttttccGCTCTTTTGTGTCCCTATTCAAATATTTCGATCTGTGTAACAGTAGTATCTCACACCAGTTAGTccttaagcaagtaccttgtgcagctttgatgattacaaacttgagtacgctagaggtcatgtcgcttgttgacctgacctagaataaaagtcTACTGTGGAACCAAAAACGCTGTATCGtccttgacgtccgtacaagctcgctcgaagtagatcttcgtgtaccaggaaatcgtgacgattTTCCCTTCTCGCAAGccgagtggtctctaccgagttaATTTCCCCCGTTTTGTACGTTCCCTCGAAAGTCCAGTGTAGTGCGCAAAAACCTATCGTCACGCATAGTGCCCGCAACTTTGAGGTGGACAGCCCTGGATGCTAGACATGTAAATAGCACCCCATAATACTTCACTTCACGGTGGCCCTCTTTGATGTACCAGGGGCCTCTCAGCTTCCGGCAAGACACGCATTTGGAAATATGGTTGGAAACAACGGAACTTCCACCAATGATCCAGTAGCCACTTAATCTGATTTCATTCTGAGCGATGCCACAACCTTGATGCTTGACTAACTGGTGATAGTGGCAAAGGATAAGATTCGTCACACGCTCTCTTTACTCGATGCCAGTTCAAGAAATAGTTCGAGAAATAGTTCAGGCGCTCCAATAGAGAGTATAGCTTTGGTTCTTGGATCTGGGTTGCTCTTACAGAAACGTTCTTGACTTCCGGATCCTCAGGAGGAATTGAGGGAGTGTCGTCTACAGAATACCAGTCCTTAGGTGAGTTCCAGAGAAAATCTGGCCCATTCCACCACGAAAAGTTGTCGATTAGCTCTTGGGCCCCAGCACCATGGGAGGCGATATCTGCAGGATTGgattttgcttagggttagctTAGGCAGTATCGTTACTGACGAGGCGATGGTCCTTCGTGTCTGCTGCTCGATCTTCCTTTAGGATGGAGTTCAAGACTTCTCTGCTGTTTGAAGTAAACCTGTGCAGCCAAAAGCCACCCCTTTGACATAGGGACTTGGTGTTCTTGATCGACTCTTTGGCTTGTTTGATGGATTGTACTGACTTCAGTCCGTCATCCACGTCGAAATTTCTTCGGATGAAGTCTGCCACTGGGCTGCCGAAGGTCTTTTTGTACTGGTCTGCGATGGTTCTAAGGGCAAAGTTGGCACATCACGGCGATGAGGTGGTGCCAAATAATTAGACAGTCATACAGAATTCTACAGGGTCTCCCTTCAGCTCTGGATTGTCCCACCACAGAAACCTCAGAAGATTACATTGTTCCACGTCGATCTTAACTTGGTGAAGCATAGCTTAGATGTCACACATAAAGGCTATCTGCTCTTCAGCTCGAAAAAAGGGACTACAATAGAAGATCGTCGATCCCTTCACCAAAAAAGATTGGTACGATGTCAAGGCTCCGTCCGTGTTCACTATCTGACAGATCGGCGAAACTATGGTGACTACTGGAACTAAAATTGCTTCTGATGGTTTTAAGGAACGTGTGTTTGAAGCATCATTGGCTGACCTCCAAAATGATGAGGTTGCTTTCAGTAAGTTCAAGCTTATTGTTGAGGATATCCAAGGTAAGAACTGCCTCACAAACTTTCACAGCATGGAGTGACAACAGACAAGCTCAGGTCACTGATCAAGAAATGACAGACCCTGATTGAGGCAGCTGTTGATGTGAAAACCACTGATGGTTATCTTTTGAGGTTATTTTGCATTGGTTTCACAACAAAGCGAGCTAACCAAATCAAGAAGACAGCCTATGCCAAGCATTCATAAGTGAAAGCCATTTGCAAGAAGATAGTGGATATCATTACTCGTGATGTAGGCACTGGTGACCTCAAGGACGCAGTTAACAAATTAATCCCAGATGCACCTGGCCAAGACATAGAGAGGGCATGTCAGTCTATCTACCCTCTCCACGATGTGTT
It encodes the following:
- the LOC136281893 gene encoding uncharacterized protein, with the translated sequence MPVAGSWDAAAQCDSCDLTKVRTLLVQNNQHEKIQHELAKRNCDWIDFKMNVPEASHMGGAWERQIRTVRNVLASLLTQHTTQLDDQTLRTFMVEAEAIVNCRPLTVETINFPQLPESLTPNHLLTMKSKVILSPPGEFQRANLYSKKRWRRAQYLANEFWTRWRKATYSLSSQDRSG